From one Cupriavidus sp. P-10 genomic stretch:
- a CDS encoding 4-oxalomesaconate tautomerase, translated as MNAFPDSDLRPVPCILMRGGTSRGPFFRAADLPAGEAARDRLLLAAMGSPDPRQIDGLGGAHPLTSKAGIVSGGIAGEYDLAFLFAQLQPDADTVDTAPNCGNMLAAVVPFALEAGMLAPRGDTTRARVLTRNTGMLCDITVPTPGGRLRYGGDARIDGVPGTAAPIVIDFLDTAGSVCSALLPTGNPRDRLVIDGLAVDATLIDNGMPMVLLRATDLGRTGYESVIALNEDASLKATLEALRLAAGHSMGLGDASGKSYPKMCLIAAPRDGGTLATRCFIPHVCHAAIGVLAAVTAGTACVLRGTVADGIARLQGSGPVHNVSIEHPSGEFTIEIETDPERPGTIARSALVRTARPIMRGEVLVPASAWPQD; from the coding sequence ATGAATGCCTTTCCCGATTCGGACCTGCGCCCGGTGCCGTGCATCCTGATGCGCGGCGGCACCTCGCGCGGCCCGTTCTTCCGCGCCGCCGACCTGCCCGCCGGCGAGGCGGCGCGCGACCGCTTGCTGCTTGCGGCGATGGGCTCGCCCGACCCGCGCCAGATCGACGGGCTGGGTGGCGCCCATCCGCTGACCAGCAAGGCCGGCATCGTCAGCGGCGGGATCGCGGGCGAGTATGACCTCGCCTTCCTGTTCGCGCAGCTGCAGCCCGATGCCGACACCGTCGACACCGCGCCCAACTGCGGCAACATGCTTGCCGCGGTGGTGCCGTTCGCGCTCGAGGCCGGCATGCTCGCGCCGCGCGGCGACACCACGCGGGCGCGCGTGCTGACGCGAAACACCGGCATGCTGTGCGACATCACGGTGCCGACACCGGGGGGGCGCCTGCGCTACGGCGGCGACGCGCGCATCGACGGCGTGCCTGGCACTGCCGCACCCATCGTGATCGATTTCCTCGACACGGCGGGCTCGGTCTGCAGCGCGCTGCTGCCCACCGGCAATCCACGCGACCGGCTCGTGATCGATGGCCTGGCCGTCGACGCCACGCTGATCGACAACGGCATGCCGATGGTGCTGCTGCGTGCAACCGACCTCGGCCGTACCGGCTACGAGAGCGTAATCGCGCTCAATGAGGACGCATCGCTGAAAGCGACGCTGGAAGCGCTGCGCCTTGCCGCCGGCCACAGCATGGGCCTGGGCGATGCCAGCGGCAAGAGCTATCCCAAGATGTGCCTGATCGCCGCACCGCGCGATGGCGGCACGCTGGCGACGCGCTGCTTTATCCCGCACGTATGCCACGCGGCCATCGGCGTGCTGGCCGCGGTCACCGCCGGAACTGCGTGCGTGCTGCGCGGCACGGTGGCCGATGGCATCGCCCGGTTGCAAGGCAGTGGCCCGGTGCACAACGTCAGCATCGAACACCCCAGCGGCGAGTTCACCATCGAAATCGAAACCGACCCCGAGCGGCCCGGCACGATCGCGCGCAGCGCGCTGGTGCGCACGGCCCGCCCCATCATGCGCGGCGAAGTGCTCGTGCCGGCCAGCGCATGGCCACAAGACTGA
- a CDS encoding LysR family transcriptional regulator encodes MNPSPLSLHHLYVFAGVAAAGGVRRATETLHRASSAIARSVAALEGTLGVELFERKGRGMLLTRAGELVLLRLQQIDATLRDVREEAVRLRSRHGGTVASLESLYNERRLEVATLLADAHHMPSVAGVLGVSQSAVSQAVARLEEILGQPLFLRTARGMIPTDVGARWVPRFERVLAELRHITADVAALRGVLEGVVTVGALPLGRTQLLPAAIARLHARHPRLRFRSLESPYEELTAGLLSGRIDLILGALRQDAAQGLSTEPLFEDRIALIASATHPLASRKRLTLRDLEPYPWVLSRSGSPLREALDGFFTRHGGPLPEPLVETGDLALLRGLLLRGEMITALSAHQLQYEFDQSSLTELNLPMPGMRRVIGMTTRAGARLSPGADALLAELRACGTAWHRDGAGGTASQ; translated from the coding sequence ATGAATCCTTCCCCGCTCAGCCTGCATCACCTCTACGTGTTCGCTGGCGTGGCCGCGGCCGGCGGCGTGCGCCGCGCCACGGAAACGCTGCACCGCGCTTCATCGGCGATCGCGCGTTCGGTGGCCGCGCTGGAAGGCACGCTTGGCGTCGAACTGTTCGAGCGCAAGGGCCGCGGCATGCTGCTGACGCGCGCCGGCGAGCTGGTGCTGTTGCGCCTGCAGCAGATCGACGCGACCCTGCGCGACGTACGCGAGGAAGCCGTCCGGCTGCGCAGCCGCCATGGCGGCACCGTCGCCAGCTTGGAATCGCTCTACAACGAACGGCGCCTGGAAGTCGCCACGCTGCTGGCCGACGCGCACCATATGCCCAGCGTCGCAGGCGTGCTTGGCGTATCGCAGTCCGCGGTCAGCCAGGCGGTGGCGCGGCTGGAAGAGATACTGGGGCAGCCGCTGTTCCTGCGCACCGCGCGCGGCATGATCCCGACCGACGTGGGCGCGCGCTGGGTCCCGCGCTTTGAACGGGTGCTGGCCGAGCTGCGCCATATCACCGCCGACGTGGCGGCATTGCGCGGCGTGCTCGAAGGCGTGGTCACCGTCGGCGCGCTGCCGCTGGGGCGCACCCAGTTGCTGCCGGCCGCGATCGCGCGGCTGCATGCGCGCCATCCACGGCTGCGCTTCCGCTCGCTGGAAAGCCCGTACGAGGAACTGACCGCGGGGCTGCTGAGCGGGCGCATCGACCTGATCCTGGGCGCACTGAGGCAGGACGCCGCGCAAGGCCTGTCGACCGAGCCGCTGTTCGAGGACCGCATCGCGCTGATCGCCAGCGCCACGCATCCGCTGGCGTCGCGCAAGCGCCTGACGCTGCGCGACCTTGAACCCTATCCGTGGGTGCTGTCTCGGTCGGGTTCGCCGCTGCGCGAGGCGCTCGACGGCTTCTTCACCCGCCATGGCGGGCCCCTGCCCGAACCGCTGGTGGAGACCGGCGACCTGGCGCTGCTGCGCGGCCTGCTGCTGCGCGGCGAGATGATTACCGCGCTGTCCGCGCACCAGCTGCAGTATGAGTTCGACCAGTCCTCCCTGACGGAGCTGAACCTGCCGATGCCGGGCATGCGGCGGGTGATCGGCATGACCACCCGCGCCGGCGCGCGGCTGTCGCCCGGCGCCGACGCGCTGCTGGCGGAACTGCGCGCCTGCGGCACCGCCTGGCACCGCGACGGCGCCGGCGGCACGGCATCGCAATAA
- a CDS encoding MFS transporter translates to MTARPRLDIRAHINDRKMSSYQWLLLGLCFLIVATDGMDVAIMGFLAPDITREWGISRASFGIVMSAAPVGLAIGALMVGPLSDRFGRKKLLLGSVALFGVFNLLSAFSDSVVTLSLLRFLTGLGLGAAMPTTTTLLSEYVPERSRSTLIAAMFTGFNLGSALVGFGAAALLPHFGWRAVLMVGGAIPLLCLPVYLLLIPESARYMVVRKFAPETIARTLRRVCGGDVPLNAEFTISEPPVPATQPVRTLLSPGYRGITLALWLTYFMGLLVIYLLSGWLPTLIKDVGLPIERAANLTALFQLGGTVGALAVGYYMDRRAANKVIAIAYVCGAAWILLLASGNVSSAAFAFFVLMAGFCMSGAQTGLNAFAPSCYPTPVRATGVSWMLGIGRFGSITGSMAGGVLLSLGWGFSAVIAILAIPATIAAISILSSRAQQSAVTA, encoded by the coding sequence ATGACCGCACGCCCAAGGCTCGATATCCGGGCCCACATCAATGACCGAAAGATGTCGAGCTACCAGTGGCTGTTGCTCGGCCTGTGCTTCCTGATCGTCGCCACCGACGGCATGGATGTCGCGATCATGGGCTTCCTGGCCCCCGACATCACGCGCGAATGGGGCATCTCGCGCGCCAGCTTCGGCATCGTGATGAGCGCGGCGCCGGTGGGTCTGGCGATCGGCGCGCTGATGGTGGGGCCGCTGTCCGACCGCTTCGGCCGCAAGAAGCTGCTGCTGGGCTCGGTGGCGCTGTTCGGCGTCTTCAACCTGCTGAGCGCGTTTTCCGACAGCGTGGTGACGCTGTCGCTGCTGCGCTTCCTGACCGGGCTCGGGCTGGGCGCGGCGATGCCGACCACCACCACGCTGCTCTCGGAATATGTGCCGGAGCGTTCGCGCAGCACGCTGATCGCGGCCATGTTCACCGGCTTCAACCTGGGCTCGGCGCTGGTGGGCTTCGGCGCGGCCGCGCTGCTGCCGCACTTCGGCTGGCGCGCGGTGCTGATGGTGGGCGGTGCGATCCCGCTGCTGTGCCTGCCGGTCTACCTGCTGCTGATCCCGGAATCGGCGCGCTACATGGTGGTGCGCAAGTTCGCGCCGGAGACAATCGCGCGCACGCTGCGCCGCGTCTGTGGCGGCGACGTGCCGCTTAATGCCGAATTCACCATCAGCGAGCCGCCCGTGCCGGCCACGCAGCCGGTGCGCACGCTGCTCTCGCCGGGCTATCGCGGCATCACGCTGGCGCTGTGGCTGACCTACTTCATGGGCCTGCTGGTGATCTACCTGCTGAGCGGCTGGCTGCCGACGCTGATCAAGGACGTCGGCCTGCCGATCGAGCGCGCCGCCAACCTGACCGCGCTGTTCCAGCTCGGCGGCACCGTTGGGGCGCTGGCAGTGGGCTACTACATGGACCGGCGCGCGGCCAACAAGGTGATCGCGATCGCCTATGTCTGCGGTGCGGCGTGGATCCTGCTGCTGGCCTCGGGCAACGTCAGCTCGGCGGCTTTCGCGTTCTTCGTGCTGATGGCCGGCTTCTGCATGAGCGGCGCGCAGACGGGGCTGAATGCCTTCGCACCGTCGTGCTACCCAACCCCGGTACGCGCCACCGGCGTGAGCTGGATGCTGGGCATCGGCCGCTTCGGCAGCATCACCGGGTCAATGGCGGGCGGCGTGCTGCTGAGCCTGGGCTGGGGATTCAGCGCTGTCATCGCCATCCTGGCGATCCCGGCGACCATCGCCGCAATTTCTATACTGTCCTCACGGGCACAGCAGAGCGCCGTAACGGCGTAA
- a CDS encoding gallate dioxygenase, whose product MATIIGAIASSHTPTIGFALDAGKQQDPAWAPIFAAYAPVSEWLKEARPDVLVMVYNDHVTSFFFDHYSAFALGIGESYHAADEGGGPRALPPISGHAGLSRHIGASLMADEFDMSFFQDKALDHGCFSPLSVLLPHDRNGGKDAWPVSIVPLQVGVLQFPAPSARRCFKLGQALRRAIESYPEDLRVAIVATGGLSHQVHGERAGFNNTAWDHRFLDLFESDPEALLELTHADYARLGGFESAEVVMWMVMRGAMSSGVRCVHRDYYLPSMTGIAVAVYENAACTDPERHAARAARQREHIGHQLRGIEQLEGTYPFTLETSVRAYRINRYLHQLVRPEFRERFRTDPQATYDEADLSAEERDLITRRDWRGMIHYGVIFFLLEKLGAVTGVSNLHIYAAMRGQSLEDFQKTRNAPGALYSVAGSAGSGTAWAAPASESKAG is encoded by the coding sequence ATGGCTACTATCATCGGCGCGATCGCCTCTTCGCATACGCCCACCATCGGCTTCGCGCTCGATGCCGGCAAGCAGCAGGACCCGGCCTGGGCTCCGATCTTCGCGGCCTACGCGCCCGTCAGCGAATGGCTGAAGGAAGCCAGACCCGATGTGCTGGTCATGGTCTACAACGACCACGTGACGTCGTTCTTCTTCGACCACTACTCGGCGTTCGCGCTGGGCATCGGCGAGTCGTACCACGCCGCCGATGAGGGCGGCGGCCCGCGCGCACTGCCGCCGATCAGCGGCCACGCTGGCCTGTCGCGGCATATCGGCGCATCGCTGATGGCCGATGAATTCGACATGTCGTTCTTCCAGGACAAGGCGCTCGACCATGGCTGCTTCTCGCCGCTGTCGGTGCTGCTGCCGCATGACAGGAACGGTGGCAAGGACGCCTGGCCGGTCAGCATCGTGCCGCTGCAGGTGGGCGTGCTGCAGTTTCCGGCGCCGTCGGCGCGCCGCTGCTTCAAGCTGGGCCAGGCGCTGCGCCGCGCCATCGAAAGCTATCCGGAAGACCTGCGCGTGGCGATCGTCGCCACCGGCGGGCTGTCGCACCAGGTGCATGGCGAGCGGGCCGGCTTCAACAACACCGCGTGGGACCATCGCTTCCTGGACCTGTTCGAATCCGATCCCGAAGCGCTGCTGGAACTGACCCACGCCGACTACGCCCGGCTGGGCGGCTTTGAAAGCGCCGAGGTGGTGATGTGGATGGTGATGCGCGGCGCCATGTCCAGCGGCGTCCGTTGCGTGCATCGCGACTACTACCTGCCGTCGATGACCGGCATCGCGGTGGCGGTGTACGAGAACGCGGCCTGTACCGACCCCGAACGCCACGCCGCGCGCGCGGCACGCCAGCGCGAGCATATCGGCCACCAGTTGCGCGGCATCGAACAGCTCGAAGGGACTTACCCGTTCACGCTGGAGACCAGCGTGCGCGCGTACCGCATCAACCGCTACCTGCACCAGCTGGTGCGGCCCGAATTCCGCGAGCGCTTCCGCACCGACCCGCAGGCCACCTACGACGAAGCCGACCTCAGCGCCGAAGAGCGCGACCTGATCACGCGGCGCGACTGGCGCGGCATGATCCACTACGGCGTGATCTTCTTCCTGCTGGAAAAGCTGGGCGCGGTCACCGGCGTGTCGAACCTGCATATCTACGCAGCGATGCGCGGGCAATCGCTGGAGGACTTCCAGAAGACGCGCAACGCACCCGGCGCGCTGTATTCGGTGGCGGGCAGCGCCGGCAGCGGCACCGCATGGGCCGCGCCGGCCAGCGAGAGCAAGGCTGGCTGA
- a CDS encoding glutathione S-transferase family protein — protein MQLYAHPFSSYCQKALIALYENAIPFEFRMLSPDHPDHAAEHARLWPLQRMPVLVDGTRTVFESSIIIEYLDQHHRGAVRWLPEAPDDALEVRLLDRFFDQYVMTPMQRIVLDHLRPAGQRDAYGVADARKLLESAYAWLDARLTGREWAAGSAFTLADCAAAPSLFYADWVHPVPASCAHVRGYRTRLLARPSFARAVDEARPYRSFFPPGAPDRD, from the coding sequence ATGCAGCTTTACGCCCACCCGTTTTCCTCCTACTGCCAGAAGGCGCTGATCGCGCTGTACGAGAACGCGATCCCGTTCGAGTTCCGCATGCTGTCGCCCGACCATCCCGACCATGCGGCCGAACATGCGCGGCTATGGCCCTTGCAGCGGATGCCGGTGCTGGTCGATGGCACCCGCACGGTGTTCGAGTCCAGCATCATCATCGAATACCTCGACCAGCATCACCGGGGCGCAGTGCGCTGGCTGCCTGAAGCGCCCGATGATGCGCTCGAAGTCCGCCTGCTGGACCGTTTCTTCGACCAGTACGTGATGACGCCGATGCAGCGCATCGTGCTCGACCATCTCCGCCCCGCCGGCCAGCGCGATGCCTATGGCGTGGCCGACGCGCGCAAGCTGCTGGAAAGCGCCTACGCCTGGCTGGATGCCCGGCTCACCGGCCGTGAATGGGCGGCAGGCAGTGCATTCACGCTGGCCGATTGCGCGGCGGCACCGTCGCTGTTTTATGCGGACTGGGTGCATCCCGTTCCTGCGTCGTGCGCCCATGTGCGCGGGTACCGCACCCGGCTCCTGGCACGCCCGTCCTTTGCCCGTGCCGTCGACGAGGCGCGGCCGTACCGCTCGTTCTTCCCGCCGGGCGCGCCGGACCGGGACTGA
- the pip gene encoding prolyl aminopeptidase has product MPSLRTLYTEVEPYHTGTLDVGDGHVLYYERVGTPGAKPAVFLHGGPGGGISADHRRLFDPARYDVLLFDQRGCGRSTPHAGLEDNTTWHVVDDIERLRELAGVERWLVFGGSWGSTLALAYAQKHPQRVSELVLRGIYTVSQAELDWYYQYGVSEMFPEKWERFQAPVPEAERGNMMAAYRKLLTGGDKDKQVEAARAWSVWEGETITLLPDADNRAKHDDSHFALAFARLENHYFTHRCWLEDGQLLRDAYKLADIPGVIVHGRYDMPCPVRYAHALHKAWPKADFHLIEGAGHAWTEPGIMDQLIAATDRFAAA; this is encoded by the coding sequence ATGCCCTCCCTCCGTACCCTCTACACTGAAGTCGAGCCCTACCATACCGGCACGCTCGATGTCGGCGACGGCCACGTCCTGTACTACGAGCGCGTCGGCACGCCGGGCGCCAAGCCGGCAGTGTTCCTTCATGGCGGGCCCGGCGGCGGGATCTCGGCCGACCATCGGCGGCTGTTCGACCCGGCGCGCTATGACGTGCTGCTGTTCGACCAGCGCGGCTGCGGACGATCGACGCCGCATGCGGGGCTGGAGGACAACACGACGTGGCACGTGGTCGACGATATCGAGCGGCTGCGCGAACTTGCCGGCGTGGAGCGCTGGCTGGTCTTCGGCGGTTCCTGGGGCTCGACGCTTGCGCTGGCCTATGCGCAGAAGCATCCGCAGCGCGTCAGCGAACTGGTGCTGCGCGGCATCTACACGGTGTCGCAGGCAGAGCTGGACTGGTACTACCAGTACGGCGTGTCCGAGATGTTCCCCGAGAAATGGGAGCGCTTCCAGGCGCCGGTGCCCGAAGCGGAACGCGGCAACATGATGGCGGCCTATCGCAAGCTGCTGACCGGCGGCGACAAGGACAAGCAGGTCGAAGCCGCGCGCGCCTGGAGCGTGTGGGAAGGCGAGACCATTACGCTGCTGCCGGATGCCGACAACCGCGCCAAGCATGACGACAGCCACTTCGCGCTGGCCTTTGCGCGGCTGGAGAACCATTACTTCACGCACCGCTGCTGGCTGGAGGATGGACAACTGCTGCGCGATGCATACAAGCTGGCCGATATCCCCGGCGTCATCGTGCATGGGCGCTATGACATGCCGTGCCCGGTGCGCTATGCCCATGCCCTGCACAAGGCGTGGCCGAAGGCGGATTTCCACCTGATCGAAGGGGCAGGCCACGCGTGGACCGAACCGGGGATCATGGACCAGCTGATCGCTGCAACCGACCGCTTCGCCGCAGCGTAG
- the argG gene encoding argininosuccinate synthase yields MTTILQHIPTGQRVGIAFSGGLDTSAALLWMRQKGAVPYAYTANLGQPDEPDYDDIPRRAKAYGAEEARLVDCRTQLVAEGIAALQCGAFHISTAGITYFNTTPIGRAVTGTMLVAAMKDDGVNIWGDGSTFKGNDIERFYRYGLLTNPGLQIYKPWLDQQFIDELGGRAEMSEFMRQNGFDYKMSAEKAYSTDSNMLGATHEAKDLEHLDSGIRIVQPIMGVQFWRDDVEVKREEVTVRFEEGQPVALNGQTFANAVDLFMEANRIGGRHGLGMSDQIENRIIEAKSRGIYEAPGLALLFIAYERLITGIHNEDTIEQYRDNGRRLGRLLYQGRWFDPQAIMLRETAQRWVAGAITGEVTIELRRGNDYSILNTTSPNLTYKPERLTMEKGESMFTPLDRIGQLTMRTLDIVDTREKLQTYAKSGLLSTQVSASLPKLED; encoded by the coding sequence ATGACTACCATCCTGCAGCACATTCCTACCGGCCAACGGGTCGGTATCGCCTTCTCCGGCGGCCTTGACACCAGCGCGGCACTCCTCTGGATGCGCCAGAAGGGCGCCGTCCCCTACGCCTACACCGCCAACCTGGGCCAGCCCGACGAGCCCGACTACGATGACATCCCGCGCCGCGCCAAGGCCTACGGCGCCGAGGAAGCCCGCCTGGTCGACTGCCGCACGCAACTGGTGGCCGAAGGCATCGCCGCCCTGCAGTGCGGTGCGTTCCACATTTCCACCGCCGGCATCACCTACTTCAACACCACCCCGATCGGCCGTGCCGTCACCGGCACCATGCTGGTTGCCGCGATGAAGGATGATGGCGTCAATATCTGGGGTGATGGCAGCACGTTCAAGGGCAATGACATCGAGCGCTTCTACCGCTACGGCCTGCTGACCAACCCCGGCCTGCAGATCTACAAGCCGTGGCTGGACCAGCAGTTCATCGATGAACTGGGCGGCCGCGCCGAGATGTCCGAGTTCATGCGCCAGAACGGCTTCGACTACAAGATGTCGGCCGAAAAGGCGTACTCGACCGACTCGAACATGCTGGGCGCCACCCACGAGGCCAAGGACCTGGAGCACCTGGATTCGGGCATCCGCATCGTCCAGCCGATCATGGGCGTGCAGTTCTGGCGCGATGACGTCGAAGTCAAGCGCGAGGAAGTCACCGTGCGCTTCGAGGAAGGCCAGCCGGTCGCGCTGAACGGCCAGACCTTCGCCAACGCCGTCGACCTGTTCATGGAAGCCAACCGCATCGGCGGCCGCCATGGCCTGGGCATGAGCGACCAGATCGAAAACCGCATCATCGAAGCCAAGAGCCGCGGCATCTATGAAGCCCCGGGCCTGGCGCTGCTGTTCATCGCCTACGAGCGCCTGATCACCGGCATCCACAACGAAGACACCATCGAGCAGTACCGCGACAACGGCCGCCGCCTGGGCCGCCTGCTGTACCAGGGCCGCTGGTTCGACCCGCAAGCCATCATGCTGCGCGAAACCGCCCAGCGCTGGGTGGCGGGCGCCATCACCGGCGAAGTCACAATCGAACTGCGCCGCGGCAACGACTACTCGATCCTGAACACCACCTCGCCGAACCTGACCTACAAGCCGGAACGGCTGACGATGGAAAAGGGCGAGTCGATGTTCACGCCGCTGGACCGGATCGGCCAGCTGACCATGCGTACGCTGGATATCGTCGATACGCGCGAGAAGCTGCAGACGTATGCGAAGTCCGGCCTGCTGTCGACGCAGGTGAGCGCTTCGCTGCCGAAGCTGGAAGACTGA
- a CDS encoding CaiB/BaiF CoA transferase family protein, with product MLHRALQGIRVLDLSRILAGPWCTQNLADLGAEVTKVEHPQRGDDTRGWGPPYLDAPAGTEGDPRLSGYFICCNRGKRSVAIDYGMPEGAAQVRELAREADVLVENYKVGTLRRYGLDYESLKAINPRLVYLSITGFGQDGPMADKPGYDYVFQGMGGLMSYTGQPDGAPGAGPLRTGVAVVDLSTGMYATSAVLAALYQRQSTGVGAHLDIALLDVAVAMNANQAANYLVSGQNPQRSGNAHPNCAPYEVFRCADGHLILAIGNDGQFARFCAVAGMPGLAQDPRYATNSARIEHLPALRALLTERFPTRTRAAWTDAFDANGVPWGPIHTMDEVFAHPQVQHRGLMQVAEHPVMGRVPMVRNPMLAGHHAPLAPPPLLGEHCAAN from the coding sequence ATGCTGCATCGCGCCCTGCAAGGGATCCGGGTCCTGGACCTGTCGCGCATCCTGGCCGGTCCCTGGTGTACCCAGAACCTGGCCGACCTGGGCGCCGAGGTGACCAAGGTCGAACACCCCCAGCGCGGCGACGACACGCGCGGCTGGGGGCCGCCCTACCTGGACGCACCCGCCGGCACCGAAGGCGATCCGCGCCTGTCGGGCTACTTCATTTGCTGCAACCGCGGCAAGCGTTCGGTGGCGATCGACTACGGCATGCCGGAAGGCGCGGCGCAAGTGCGCGAACTGGCGCGCGAGGCCGACGTGCTGGTCGAGAACTACAAGGTCGGCACGCTGCGCCGCTACGGGCTTGACTACGAATCCCTCAAGGCAATCAACCCGCGGCTGGTCTACCTGTCGATCACCGGCTTCGGCCAGGACGGGCCGATGGCTGACAAGCCCGGCTATGACTACGTGTTCCAGGGCATGGGCGGGTTGATGAGCTATACCGGCCAGCCCGACGGCGCACCGGGCGCGGGGCCCCTGCGTACCGGCGTGGCGGTGGTTGACCTGAGCACCGGCATGTATGCGACCTCGGCGGTGCTGGCCGCGCTGTACCAGCGGCAATCGACCGGCGTGGGCGCGCACCTCGATATCGCGCTGCTCGACGTGGCCGTGGCGATGAACGCCAACCAGGCAGCCAACTACCTGGTCTCGGGCCAGAACCCGCAGCGCAGCGGCAACGCGCATCCCAACTGCGCGCCGTATGAAGTGTTCCGCTGCGCCGATGGCCACCTGATCCTGGCGATCGGCAATGACGGACAGTTCGCGCGCTTCTGCGCGGTGGCAGGCATGCCCGGGTTGGCGCAGGACCCGCGCTATGCCACCAACTCGGCGCGCATCGAGCACCTGCCGGCGCTGCGCGCACTGCTGACCGAACGCTTCCCCACCCGCACGCGCGCGGCCTGGACCGATGCGTTCGACGCCAACGGCGTGCCATGGGGCCCGATCCACACCATGGATGAAGTCTTCGCCCACCCGCAGGTGCAGCACCGCGGCCTGATGCAGGTGGCGGAGCACCCCGTCATGGGACGCGTGCCGATGGTGCGCAACCCGATGCTGGCGGGCCACCACGCCCCGCTCGCGCCGCCGCCGCTGCTGGGCGAGCACTGCGCCGCCAACTGA
- a CDS encoding Bug family tripartite tricarboxylate transporter substrate binding protein produces the protein MKPVLTTVALFAALASAGAAQASPYPDRPIKLIVPYAAGGTTDIIARIVGTHLGPVLGQPVVVENRPGAGGAVGSAYAAKQPADGYTLVMEVESSHAVNPNVYVKTAYDPVKDFAPISNLADVPNVLVVNPSFPAADLQAFIRLLKANPGKYSFGSSGNGGLSHMNGELFMNATGTRMLHVPYKGLGPALNDAVAGQIQVVFDNIPSSSALIQGGRLKPLAVAAKQRLKVLPNVPTYAEAGLPAMNNPSWFGLAAPAGTPAPVLDKLNQAVRKVLAEPDVIAAIEKQGAIPAPTSRQAFSELVRGQNAHWKKVVDDIQFTRLQ, from the coding sequence ATGAAGCCCGTCCTGACCACTGTTGCCCTGTTCGCCGCGCTCGCCTCGGCCGGCGCCGCGCAGGCCAGCCCCTACCCCGACCGCCCGATCAAGCTGATCGTGCCCTACGCCGCGGGCGGCACCACCGACATCATCGCCCGCATTGTCGGCACGCATCTGGGCCCGGTGCTGGGCCAGCCGGTGGTCGTGGAGAACCGCCCCGGCGCCGGCGGCGCGGTGGGCAGCGCCTATGCCGCCAAGCAACCTGCCGACGGCTACACGCTGGTGATGGAGGTGGAAAGCTCGCACGCGGTCAATCCCAACGTCTACGTCAAGACAGCGTATGACCCGGTGAAGGACTTCGCGCCGATCAGCAACCTTGCCGACGTCCCGAACGTGCTGGTGGTCAACCCGTCGTTCCCGGCCGCCGACCTGCAGGCGTTCATCAGGCTGCTGAAAGCCAATCCGGGCAAGTATTCGTTCGGCTCCTCGGGCAACGGCGGCCTGAGCCACATGAATGGCGAGCTGTTCATGAACGCCACCGGCACGCGCATGCTGCACGTGCCCTACAAGGGCCTGGGCCCGGCGCTCAACGATGCGGTCGCGGGCCAGATCCAGGTCGTGTTCGACAACATCCCCTCGTCGTCCGCGCTGATCCAGGGCGGACGCCTGAAGCCGCTGGCGGTCGCGGCGAAGCAGCGCCTGAAGGTGCTGCCCAACGTGCCGACCTATGCGGAAGCCGGCCTGCCGGCAATGAACAATCCGTCGTGGTTCGGCCTGGCCGCGCCGGCCGGAACGCCCGCGCCCGTCCTCGACAAGCTGAACCAGGCCGTGCGCAAGGTGCTGGCCGAGCCCGACGTGATCGCGGCGATCGAGAAGCAGGGGGCGATTCCCGCCCCCACCTCGCGCCAGGCCTTTTCCGAACTGGTGCGCGGGCAGAATGCGCACTGGAAGAAGGTCGTCGACGATATCCAGTTCACCAGGCTCCAGTAA